Sequence from the Streptosporangium brasiliense genome:
GGGCGACGCGCAACTGTCGCCGAGGTGGGTATCTCGTCGCCGCAAGGCTCGCCGAAGGTCATCCGGCCTGCCGGGCCCGCTCCAGGTAGTGGACCAGGTCGCGCATCCGGTCCACGGGCCACGGCAGGTTCCGGCCGAGTTCCTCGCTGTTCTCCCGCCACATCGTCCGTGCCGCGGCCCTGGTCCGCTCTCCGCCGTCGCCGTCGCCGTGGAACCGGCCCCCCAGCGCGTCCCAGCGGCCGACCAGGGCCTGCACCCGCGGATCGTCGGCGGGGGTGCCGTCCTGGACGTGCCGCAGGAGCTCCTCGACGAGCCCGGCCCATTCGGTCCTGGCCGCCTCGACGGCTTCCGGGCCGAGGCCGGCCCGGCGCCGGGCCAGTTGCTCCCGCTGTTCTGCCGTGAACGAGGTCTCGAACACAGAGATCATCTCCAATGCCGTCATGAACTGGTCCGGATCGGGCATCGACGCGCTGTCGATCTGCTCCAGCAGCCCGCGGAGCTGGTGCGTGAGCTGCTGGATCCGTCCGCTTGGAGAGGGCCGCCGGTCTCGCCCCCGCCGATGGCGCCGCGGTGGGGGAGGCGCCGGTTAGCGTGGAGTGCGGGGCGCGGTGCCCCGGTCCCGGTCAGGAGGTCATGGTGCCGGAAGGGCGTGAGGACACGCAGGCCGCCGAGGCGGTCGGCGGATCCGGTGAGCAGGTCCACGAATACGTCGTCGACCGGGTCAGGGACGTGACCCGCGGAGGAAAGATCGTGTTCGACGCCCCCGGCGGGGGTGTCGACACCGGGCTGCGGCGGCTGATCCCGGTGACCTATGACGTCGTCCTCGACCAGCCGGAGGTCAAGGAGACCGGAGAGGACAAGTGAGCCCGCGGCCGCCGGAACCTGGCGGCCGCCGGTGCACGCCGGGGCCACGGCATGCGCGGAGCCCCGGCCCGTGTGACCCGGTCCGCGTGACCCCGGCCGGCCGGGCGCCGGAAGCGTCCGCGTTCACCCGATGAGACGCCTACCGGCCGATGAGACGCCTGCCCCGG
This genomic interval carries:
- a CDS encoding TipAS antibiotic-recognition domain-containing protein — its product is MISVFETSFTAEQREQLARRRAGLGPEAVEAARTEWAGLVEELLRHVQDGTPADDPRVQALVGRWDALGGRFHGDGDGGERTRAAARTMWRENSEELGRNLPWPVDRMRDLVHYLERARQAG